A genome region from Gossypium hirsutum isolate 1008001.06 chromosome A04, Gossypium_hirsutum_v2.1, whole genome shotgun sequence includes the following:
- the LOC107948996 gene encoding probable terpene synthase 12 yields the protein MALAPPSLILCSPRLIPKQVMIPTNIFRHKFESDHRSLMSSSRICCAVSPPTTQVSNSNHPKDGRSSANYQPTIWSYDFLQSLKNDHADIIYKERAAKLEQELRFALHDENAEPVNLLELIDDIQRLGLGHRFEIDINRALEKFMSSDDYSVATKYSLHAAALRFRLLRQHGYVVSQDVFKAFKDHKGNFKECLYKDVKGMLSLYEASRLAFEEEYVMDEAFLFTRMHLMGLQGVSNLEEGLLEQVIHALELPLHRRMVRLEARWYIEAYSKSAARKPNLLELAKLDFNMVQSTLQEDLKEMTRWWIGMGLSSKLNFARDRLMECFFWSVGMVSEPQFRNCRKSLTKVASFVTIIDDIYDVYGTLDELELFTEAVQRWDVCAVKDLPKCMELCFLALYNSVNEMAYETLRDHGENIIPYLTKAWADLCKAFLKEAAWARSKHVPTFQDYLENAWVSVSGHIFLVHAYFLQSPNITSEALDSLEQYHDILRWPSTIFRLCNDLGTSKDELERGESANSIICYMKEVGCSEATARQHISDLIDNYWMKMNKCRIEGSPFAKHLVETATNLARISQCTYQHGDAHGCPDNLSKNRIQSLIVEPISIN from the exons ATGGCGTTGGCACCTCCCAGCCTCATCCTCTGCAGTCCCCGTCTGATTCCTAAGCAAGTAATGATCCCTACTAATATTTTTCGTCACAAATTTGAATCTGATCATCGTTCGTTGATGAGTAGCTCCCGTATCTGCTGTGCTGTGTCGCCGCCCACCACTCAAGTTTCTAATTCTAATCACCCAAAAGATGGAAGAAGTTCAGCAAATTACCAGCCAACTATTTGGAGCTACGATTTCCTTCAGTCCTTGAAGAATGATCATGCC GATATCATATACAAAGAGAGAGCAGCGAAGTTAGAGCAGGAACTGAGGTTTGCTCTTCATGATGAAAACGCAGAGCCAGTGAACTTGCTAGAACTGATTGATGACATCCAACGGCTGGGGTTAGGTCATCGTTTTGAGATTGATATCAATCGAGCCCTTGAGAAATTTATGTCTTCAGATGACTATAGTGTCGCAACAAAGTATAGTCTGCACGCAGCGGCTCTAAGATTCAGACTCCTCAGGCAACACGGCTATGTGGTTTCTCAAG ACGTGTTTAAAGCTTTCAAGGACCATAAGGGAAATTTCAAGGAATGCCTTTACAAGGATGTCAAAGGAATGTTGAGTTTGTATGAAGCTTCACGTCTTGCCTTCGAAGAAGAGTATGTAATGGATGAAGCCTTCTTGTTTACACGAATGCATCTCATGGGTTTACAGGGTGTTAGTAATCTGGAAGAAGGTTTATTAGAACAGGTGATCCACGCATTGGAGCTCCCACTGCATCGAAGAATGGTCAGGCTAGAAGCTCGATGGTACATCGAAGCTTACAGCAAAAGTGCAGCTAGAAAACCAAACCTACTTGAATTGGCCAAACTGGATTTTAACATGGTGCAGTCAACACTTCAAGAAGATCTTAAAGAGATGACAAG ATGGTGGATTGGTATGGGACTATCGAGCAAGTTAAATTTCGCAAGGGACAGGCTCATGGAATGCTTCTTTTGGTCTGTTGGAATGGTCTCTGAACCTCAATTCAGGAATTGCCGAAAAAGTTtaaccaaagtggcttctttcgTTACTATAATTGATGATATTTACGATGTTTATGGCACTTTAGATGAATTAGAGTTGTTCACTGAAGCTGTTCaaag ATGGGATGTATGTGCCGTAAAAGATCTTCCCAAGTGTATGGAGCTATGCTTTCTAGCTCTGTACAACTCTGTAAATGAGATGGCTTATGAAACTCTTAGAGACCATGGAGAAAACATCATTCCATACTTAACCAAAGCT TGGGCAGATCTATGCAAAGCATTCTTGAAAGAAGCAGCGTGGGCACGTAGTAAACATGTTCCAACATTCCAAGActatcttgaaaatgcatgggtGTCTGTGTCTGGACATATTTTTCTAGTCCATGCCTATTTTTTACAGAGTCCAAACATCACAAGTGAAGCACTTGACAGCTTGGAACAGTACCATGATATCCTTCGTTGGCCATCTACTATTTTCCGACTTTGTAATGATTTGGGTACTTCGAAG GACGAGTTGGAAAGAGGTGAAAGTGCAAACTCGATAATATGCTACATGAAGGAAGTTGGCTGCTCGGAGGCAACGGCTCGCCAACATATAAGTGATTTGATCGATAATTATTGGATGAAAATGAACAAATGCCGAATTGAAGGTTCTCCATTTGCGAAACATTTGGTAGAAACAGCTACTAATTTGGCTCGGATTTCCCAATGCACATACCAGCATGGAGATGCACATGGATGTCCAGATAATCTATCTAAGAATAGAATACAATCGTTGATTGTTGAGCCTATTTCTATAAACTAG